Below is a window of Plutella xylostella chromosome 15, ilPluXylo3.1, whole genome shotgun sequence DNA.
TGGGatccatttccgttttcatGACTTTATTGTCTGACGCATAACTTTTTGTCTACGATTTTTTGGAAAATTACAGAAACAAAATTGTCAGAAAATGGCATCTGTAAAAAGTCAGATGACTTGCGAAACTTATATCACcttattttgattttactAAATACCAACGACTAAAGACGAGAAATTGGTTTTATATGTAAAGTAGGATACCAAGAGGCCAACTCCTTGAAAGAGGGATTCACCAATATATTaaatagaattttatacccgaTTATCCGAATACCTATGTTTCGGAGAAGTATTTATACGGACCGAAtagctgttttttttaaaatattctatcaaaTAATATGACAAAAACTCTGTAGCTACCTATGCATCTGCTTTCACAAAAGAAACTAATTAATACCGACTCAGGGCGCCGCGACTCTGCTCCTCACAAATAAACAGGCGCTTGAGAACTACAAAAGAGCAATTTTCTATTAACTTGAAAAGACAAGCGACCTAGCCACTAAAATATTACACGTATTCGCACACTCTATTCAATTGTTTTCGGTTTCACATGTggtttacttacctaatacaTACAATCATTATCTAATTGTCTTCTTAATTGCTTTTTTACCTAGGCAGttgtttatataaaatgtaactataaatataaataaatatacaagtacctaggtatgttaACTATAACTTAATGAATAATATCTGTATTTTCTTGTCAATTTACCAGCAAaacgcatatttttttaaaagtataatacctataatatatttgaccATTAATccttacgtaggtacatacagtACGTTATACATACcgctttgttttattaataactttttatcaATTGTTAGATACCAATAACAAAAGTTAAAAAGCAACAATCATTGTTTGTCCAGAAACAGCTTATCTATGAACTCATTACACTAAAGTACTTAACAGTTGGAGGCAGCGACAGAGATAATAAAATTAGGTAAAAAACAATACAGCTCGGGAATAGATACCTAAGATAAAGGgtattgtttataaaaaatacatcttTCTAATCTGATGACCTATGTAATTAGCTAAGTGATTCTATAAAAATCATCGTAGGCCCATCGAAggatgtaaatatttaaaaaaatatcttagtGATCATATTTTAGGAAGTTCATCGTGCGTTCACTACAGACTTACGTTTTTAAAGCCCAAAATTTTCGAAAATTTATGATGTAactgatataaataaataaaaaatataactaaagtATATGGGAAATGGAACACTCAGCGCACAGTTTATTATATGAGGGTAGGTAGATCTTACATATTtgctatattattttataagagatttacttaattaattaataacagaatacataaaaagtgatgtaacaaaattacttatatcatattttgttataaatgaaatttgtttgaaatttgataaatttgaaatttgtatttaataCACTTTAAAACAACCAAACCAATTTCAAGAATTATCTCGCTATTTTGTTAaagtactttttatttttattctacaGGTCGCATAGAAAAAGATAGTGTTACATAACGAGTCGAAACGACTACAGTGAATTATTACTCTCCAAGCTGCGTTTAATTAACCGCTAGTCTGTGTTGACATACCGTACACAGTAAGGTCATGAGCAACACTCATGTCCGAGTACTGTCCAACTACTTAGTATAGATtagataattatatgtacctactcgtTGCAGCACTGATGCTATGTTGTGTAGTTCAAACGCAGTTCATTGTGTTCAACCGTTCAATCAAGTCAACCATGTTCTTTACTCTGTCAGTGATATTAATTGCAttgtttataatatactattggttaaaaaataaaaactctgACTACTGGAAGAAACGAAATGTTGTTTACGTCGAAAAAAAGAATCCCTTCGGTATTTTATGGGAATTTCTGACGGGCAATCGATCTCTTGCTGAAGTGTACAAAGATATCTACGATACTTATCCGGGCGAACCATATGTGGGTGTATTCATAGGTTCCAAACCAGCACTTCTGATTCGTGACCCAGAAAACATTCAAGCTATATTCACAAGTGATTTTCAAAGCTTTCACAGCAGAGGCATAATCACTAACCCAAATGATGTGTTGGCCGATAATATTCTGTTTATGGATGACATTAGAAGATGGAAACTTGTGAGACAAAAGCTATCGCCCATTTTTACAAGTTCAAGGTTGAAGAACATGTTCTATATCATGGAGCACTGTGCAAAGGACTTtgctatatttataaaagaaaatgaaGAATTACAAAAACAGCCATTCAATTTACTTTATACTTATACGACAGCCTCCATTGGCGCATCCGTATTTGGCATTGatactaaaacaaaaaactcaATGAATTCACCTTTTCATGACATGGCTTGGAAATCAGTGACTCCATCTTTTAAAGCAAACCTTAGATTTTTCGTAGGAAATACATttccatctttatttaaaatgttaaaactaaaaatattcgGTGACCATGAAGACTTTTTTGTACATGTTGTAAAAGATGTTCTCCAGATGAGGCAGACTGAAACAAATAAACGACATGATTTCATCGATATTTGTTTGGATTTACAAAAGAATGGCATAATGAAGGATACTACTACAAACTACGAGTTGGAATTAACAGATGAACTGATTGCTGCTCAAGCATTTTTCTTCTTTATAGCTGGAGCTGACACATCTGCCAACACGATGCATTATACACTACTAGAGCTCTCTAATAATTCAAATGTTTTAAACCAAGTGCTTAAAGAAATTGACGACGTTTTTGATAGCTGTGATAATAAACTTACCTACGATCATATAGAAAAGATGACATACTTGGATAAAGTACTCAATGAAGCCTTAAGAAAATACCCGCCAATAGGGTTAATACAAAGAAAATGTACTAAGGACACAGTTTTGCCGACTGGGCTTACAGTATCGAAAAACATGATAACAATTACACCGGTTTTTGCTATCCATAGAGATGAAAAGTATTATCCAAATCCAGAATTGTATAATCCAGAAAGATTCAGTCATGAAAATGCAGAAAATCTAATCAAGTACACATACTTGCCTTTTGGAGAGGGAAATCGTATTTGTATTGGTAAGTCtgtatctttattatttaattgttagtCTTTTTACTAGCAcccaacaaaatttatatttttatcattgcTAATCACTCACACTTTGTACAACATGATGATGATTGGtccgaccgatttcggccATGGCGACCACTTCGACAACATAATGTATATTTCACCTGGAGTTCACccatattatgtacctacctaagtccCAATAAATTGAGAGCTGGACCATGTTACTGTTCTGTACCAGACCATGAGTATCAGACACAATTTTTATTTGCCCCAGTTGAAAATTCAATCCGAGACTGTCGTGGGGACTTAAGTATACAATTAGTATGAATTGAATACACTAACCATGGCAACGGGTTATAATCTtacgtatacataattattataaactcacgtatacatacatactaatttgttttttttacaggtGCAAGATATGCTCGCCTTCAAGTAAAAGCTGGCTTAGCCTGGTTTTTGAGATGTTTTACCTTAGAAGCTCAGACCCTAACGCCAAAAACTTTTGAACCTAGCTTCTTTAGTTTGAGAGCTACTGATTgtaattacaaattaattcCACGGTCTCACAGTAACTTATTGTTTAAGTGAAAATATAATTCTCTTGTATGTAATCTATTGCAGTTgagttaaaaatattatgtgaaaaaatacttaaatattatagaaATAGTTTGATACTTAGCATAAATATTAAgcctacttacctaagtataggtaatttaaaaaaaggtggaattaaaaaaaactgtaatatttCAATCTCAATTTATttagaaacaataatattaggCTACATGTAGCGTCTCAAAAATTGTAttgtcataaataaaaaatgcataggtacattattttttaaattgccatcgGTGTCCACAGCTctaatcttaattttattttagtgaattcaaattagataataaatcgatgtaggtacaaattattacttgctcaataaatttaattttatgttataaaacttttttacttTTGGTTATTTTGGTAACTTTTACATTTCTTTGTGACTTTTGTTTGGTACCTTGAGCTTTTAAAATGTCTCTATTTATTTTGACATCTGATTCTGTAACTGAATCTATGAACCCAACTTTCTTATGTTCTTGCCgactatgtattttttcagtCGTCGTTATATATTTCAGCAtagataaaagtttatttgaataataatCGCTTTTTGGTTTgtgcatattttttgtagttttgtcaaataaatgaaaaacatTTTTAGAACACATAAACCTTTTTGGTATTTTAACAAGATCAAATGATTGATTTTGTAGTTTGTTAGCATCGAAGCTCAAtttttgtctttttatgtatttgttgtATTTCAATCTTTTCTTTCCGGTCACAAATAATGAATTGAGGAGCTTTCCAACGGcgattttttcatatttaccTTTTTTACTGTCTTTAGTGTTATAAATAGCAGACCGCTTTAGAATAACGtcattgttataataatatgtattagcTTTACTGTTTGCAAGATTTAAACTAAACAGTGTGTCTAATGGTCCTTGAGTTGGCAAATCGGCAGAAAAATGAGATTGTTGTAAAATATGGCtgtgatttttatgtttatgtatctTTTTATCAATTTGCTCTTTCATATTATAGCGCAGTTCAATTTTGGGAATTCTTTTCAGGGTTAGCATTTTCCTATATCTTTCTTTCATATCATTCTCTCCACTTAATGGTTTTTTCATTGGATTACCtgaaatattattacaaatagaaattaaagtttttgaatAGAACGGTCAACAACCATTGATTCATGAActgttatacctatgtataacatctgggaaagacatctgacctTATTACATTCAAATATGGGTAGGTAGATTTGTTTGTAGAAGacgtctttccccgtggaatgggataaaGGTGCAAATCAGTCAAAGAAAATTTTCTTTCTACTTGACcatttactaatattttttttgggcaATACCATATTAatcttttttttacataaaaaataggtccttaataaattacatttaaaacattcaTACCCTTTATAGAGTGAGTATCAAACTCAAACT
It encodes the following:
- the LOC105392178 gene encoding cytochrome P450 6B5, encoding MFFTLSVILIALFIIYYWLKNKNSDYWKKRNVVYVEKKNPFGILWEFLTGNRSLAEVYKDIYDTYPGEPYVGVFIGSKPALLIRDPENIQAIFTSDFQSFHSRGIITNPNDVLADNILFMDDIRRWKLVRQKLSPIFTSSRLKNMFYIMEHCAKDFAIFIKENEELQKQPFNLLYTYTTASIGASVFGIDTKTKNSMNSPFHDMAWKSVTPSFKANLRFFVGNTFPSLFKMLKLKIFGDHEDFFVHVVKDVLQMRQTETNKRHDFIDICLDLQKNGIMKDTTTNYELELTDELIAAQAFFFFIAGADTSANTMHYTLLELSNNSNVLNQVLKEIDDVFDSCDNKLTYDHIEKMTYLDKVLNEALRKYPPIGLIQRKCTKDTVLPTGLTVSKNMITITPVFAIHRDEKYYPNPELYNPERFSHENAENLIKYTYLPFGEGNRICIGARYARLQVKAGLAWFLRCFTLEAQTLTPKTFEPSFFSLRATDCNYKLIPRSHSNLLFK
- the LOC119691209 gene encoding uncharacterized protein LOC119691209; its protein translation is MFLPPACDNEGLAEQFFSMVFTELNPSPPACVCVQMCQNLTVYCFPHECMKIQDKKDIITNIDLKTETNRTEKPLPIHDNEISREQSDPFVYNVDEKRAKIPDSEKLQFEFDTHSIKGNPMKKPLSGENDMKERYRKMLTLKRIPKIELRYNMKEQIDKKIHKHKNHSHILQQSHFSADLPTQGPLDTLFSLNLANSKANTYYYNNDVILKRSAIYNTKDSKKGKYEKIAVGKLLNSLFVTGKKRLKYNKYIKRQKLSFDANKLQNQSFDLVKIPKRFMCSKNVFHLFDKTTKNMHKPKSDYYSNKLLSMLKYITTTEKIHSRQEHKKVGFIDSVTESDVKINRDILKAQGTKQKSQRNVKVTKITKSKKVL